The Halosimplex litoreum genome has a window encoding:
- a CDS encoding acyl-CoA thioesterase — translation MPNISETYLENRWRVQPNHANNYGTVHGGNVMKWMDELGAMSAMRFAGEPCVTASIDRMDFHRPVPTGDTVVIESFVFDEGRSSVNVHLRAARENPRSGEQEMTTESQFVFVAIDEDGSPVTVPDLTVEGERCRELRDRALAWRDANDRER, via the coding sequence GTGCCGAACATCAGCGAGACCTACCTGGAGAACCGCTGGCGCGTCCAGCCGAACCACGCCAACAACTACGGGACCGTCCACGGGGGCAACGTGATGAAGTGGATGGACGAACTCGGCGCGATGTCGGCCATGCGCTTCGCGGGCGAACCCTGCGTCACCGCTTCGATCGACCGGATGGACTTCCACCGCCCCGTCCCGACCGGTGACACGGTCGTCATCGAGTCGTTCGTCTTCGACGAGGGGCGCTCCAGCGTCAACGTCCACCTCCGCGCCGCCCGGGAGAACCCCCGGAGCGGCGAGCAGGAGATGACCACCGAGTCGCAGTTCGTCTTCGTCGCCATCGACGAAGACGGCTCGCCCGTGACCGTCCCCGACCTGACCGTCGAGGGCGAGCGCTGCCGAGAACTGCGCGACCGCGCGCTGGCCTGGCGAGACGCCAACGACAGAGAACGGTGA
- a CDS encoding acylphosphatase, whose amino-acid sequence MTDRTRAHVYVSGRVQGVFYRATTRDAARERGVDGWVTNLEDGRVEAVFEGSEPAVEAMVEWCHEGSDRARVEGVEAEYGQPEGLDGFEIRR is encoded by the coding sequence ATGACGGATCGGACGCGAGCGCACGTGTACGTCTCGGGACGGGTACAGGGCGTCTTCTACCGGGCGACGACCCGTGACGCGGCCCGCGAGCGCGGGGTCGACGGGTGGGTGACGAACCTCGAGGACGGTCGGGTCGAAGCGGTGTTCGAGGGCTCCGAGCCCGCGGTCGAGGCGATGGTCGAGTGGTGTCACGAGGGGAGCGACCGGGCGCGCGTCGAGGGTGTCGAAGCCGAGTACGGCCAGCCGGAGGGACTGGACGGGTTCGAGATCCGCCGGTGA
- a CDS encoding citrate synthase, whose amino-acid sequence MSDEDLNRGLEGIRVAETRLSDIDGEAGVLTVGGFPVDELARNATYEESVFLLFEDRLPSSEELDEFRGDLAGRRAIGDEVEAVLERAAEEGKPAMDALRMGAAAANLGAGEADPEADARRVVAVFPTIVATYWRYREGADPVEPREDLRHAANYLYMLQGEEPDEAAVRGLETYLNTVVDHGLNASTFTARTVVSTESDVVSAATAAVGTLKGPLHGGAPGPVLDMLQSIHESGDPEGYVREKLEAGERLMGFGHRVYRVRDPRAAVLEAAAAEFYDEAGDSDFFETIKDFEDVAVDLLAEHKPGRDLETNVEFYTAALLDGVGVPKELFTTCFAVSRVGGWTAHALEQLDDNRLIRPLSAYVGDHDRTWTPVDER is encoded by the coding sequence ATGAGTGACGAGGATCTGAATCGCGGGCTGGAAGGTATCAGGGTCGCGGAGACGCGACTGAGCGATATCGACGGGGAGGCGGGCGTGCTCACCGTCGGCGGGTTTCCGGTGGACGAGCTGGCGCGCAACGCCACCTACGAGGAGAGCGTCTTCCTGCTGTTCGAGGACCGACTGCCCTCGAGCGAGGAACTCGACGAGTTCCGGGGGGACCTGGCAGGACGGCGAGCGATCGGCGACGAGGTCGAGGCGGTCCTCGAACGCGCCGCCGAGGAGGGCAAACCGGCGATGGACGCGCTGCGGATGGGCGCGGCGGCGGCGAACCTCGGCGCCGGCGAGGCGGACCCGGAGGCCGACGCGCGCCGCGTCGTCGCGGTCTTCCCGACCATCGTCGCGACCTACTGGCGCTACCGCGAGGGCGCCGACCCGGTCGAACCCCGTGAGGACCTGCGCCACGCCGCCAACTACCTCTACATGCTCCAGGGCGAGGAGCCCGACGAGGCCGCTGTCCGCGGGCTGGAGACGTACCTCAACACGGTCGTCGACCACGGGCTGAACGCCTCGACGTTCACCGCCCGCACGGTCGTCTCTACCGAGTCCGACGTGGTCTCGGCGGCGACCGCGGCGGTCGGCACGCTGAAGGGGCCGCTCCACGGCGGCGCGCCGGGGCCCGTCCTCGACATGCTCCAGTCGATCCACGAGTCGGGCGATCCGGAGGGGTACGTCCGCGAGAAGCTCGAAGCTGGTGAGCGGCTGATGGGCTTCGGCCACCGCGTCTACCGCGTCCGCGACCCGCGGGCGGCGGTACTGGAGGCCGCCGCCGCGGAGTTCTACGACGAGGCCGGCGACTCCGACTTCTTCGAGACGATCAAGGACTTCGAGGACGTAGCCGTCGACCTGCTGGCCGAGCACAAGCCCGGCCGCGACCTGGAGACCAACGTCGAGTTCTACACCGCCGCGCTGCTGGACGGCGTCGGCGTCCCCAAGGAGCTGTTTACCACCTGCTTCGCCGTCTCGCGGGTCGGCGGCTGGACCGCCCACGCCCTCGAACAACTCGACGACAACCGCCTCATCCGCCCGCTATCCGCCTACGTCGGCGACCACGACCGGACGTGGACGCCCGTCGACGAGCGGTAG
- a CDS encoding alcohol dehydrogenase catalytic domain-containing protein, whose amino-acid sequence MRAAIYHGERDVRVEDVDRPEIEDPGDALVRITHTCVCGSDLWPYRGQSDRDTPSRIGHEPMGIVEDVGEDVTSVEPGDRVYAPFVVSCGECEFCRRGLHTSCVNGDGWGGDNGGAQGEYVRSPHADGTLVRIPDRHADDEDTLRSVLPLTDVMGTGHHAAVSAGVGEGDTCVVVGDGAVGLCGVLAARRLGASRIVAVGHHADRLDIAEEFGATETVLGGSDGVDDVEGHVTDLTYGGAEHVMECVGAASAMETAAAVARPGGTVGYVGVPHGMGDGLDLFDFFGDNVAIRGGVAPVRAYADELLADVLQGTLDPSPIFDKTVSLENIAEGYRAMDEREAIKVLVEP is encoded by the coding sequence ATGCGCGCAGCTATCTACCACGGCGAACGGGACGTCCGTGTCGAAGACGTGGACCGCCCCGAGATCGAGGACCCCGGCGACGCGCTGGTTCGGATCACCCACACCTGCGTCTGCGGGTCGGACCTCTGGCCCTACCGCGGGCAGAGCGACCGCGACACGCCGTCGCGGATCGGCCACGAGCCGATGGGAATCGTCGAGGATGTCGGCGAGGACGTGACGAGCGTCGAGCCCGGCGACCGGGTCTACGCCCCCTTCGTCGTCAGCTGCGGCGAGTGCGAGTTCTGTCGCCGCGGCCTGCACACCTCCTGCGTGAACGGCGACGGGTGGGGCGGCGACAACGGCGGCGCCCAGGGTGAGTACGTCCGCTCGCCCCACGCCGACGGGACGCTCGTCCGGATCCCCGACCGCCACGCCGACGACGAGGATACGCTCCGGTCGGTGCTTCCGCTGACCGACGTGATGGGTACCGGTCACCACGCCGCGGTCAGCGCCGGGGTCGGCGAGGGCGACACGTGCGTCGTCGTCGGTGACGGAGCGGTCGGGCTCTGTGGCGTGCTCGCCGCGAGACGACTGGGGGCGTCGCGCATCGTCGCCGTCGGCCACCACGCCGACCGGCTCGACATCGCCGAGGAGTTCGGCGCCACCGAGACGGTGTTGGGCGGATCCGACGGCGTCGACGACGTGGAAGGCCACGTCACGGACCTGACCTACGGCGGCGCCGAACACGTCATGGAGTGCGTCGGCGCGGCCAGCGCGATGGAGACGGCCGCCGCCGTCGCCCGCCCAGGTGGGACCGTCGGCTACGTGGGCGTCCCCCACGGTATGGGCGACGGGCTGGACCTGTTCGACTTCTTCGGCGACAACGTCGCCATCCGCGGCGGCGTCGCGCCGGTCCGCGCCTACGCCGACGAACTACTCGCCGACGTCCTCCAGGGAACGCTCGACCCCTCGCCTATCTTCGACAAGACGGTGTCGCTGGAGAACATCGCGGAGGGCTACCGCGCGATGGACGAACGCGAGGCGATCAAGGTGCTCGTCGAGCCGTAA
- a CDS encoding DUF555 domain-containing protein, with protein MNCRVVVEAAVPVYDVETADEAVRIAISKTGEMLNPDLNYVEINMGERSCPHCGEELEPAFLAADESLVALELEITVFNVEREEHAARIARKEIGQRLENIPLEVLEIEQIDDEDDEDDEEEASSEESESPSDDSPSEAGGSSDDGGSDDDRGDDVLPEFEELIDES; from the coding sequence ATGAACTGCAGAGTTGTCGTCGAGGCCGCCGTCCCCGTCTACGACGTGGAGACAGCGGACGAGGCCGTGCGGATCGCTATCTCGAAGACGGGCGAGATGCTCAACCCGGACCTCAACTACGTCGAGATCAACATGGGCGAGCGGTCGTGTCCCCACTGCGGCGAGGAGCTCGAACCCGCGTTCCTCGCCGCCGACGAGAGCCTGGTCGCGCTGGAACTGGAGATAACGGTGTTCAACGTCGAGCGCGAGGAACACGCCGCCCGGATCGCCCGCAAGGAGATCGGTCAGCGTCTCGAGAACATCCCGCTCGAAGTGCTCGAGATCGAGCAGATCGACGACGAAGACGACGAAGACGACGAGGAGGAAGCGTCGTCCGAGGAGAGCGAATCGCCGTCGGACGACTCGCCGTCCGAAGCGGGTGGGTCGTCGGACGACGGGGGGTCCGACGACGACCGAGGTGACGACGTGCTGCCGGAGTTCGAGGAGCTCATCGACGAATCCTAA
- a CDS encoding DNA-3-methyladenine glycosylase family protein: MERGAIPLGEFPGPFDLQSTVESGQSYLWDRADGRMYDESGAYGGDAWYESVVRVDSEPAVVRVRQIDDRLEWESSVEAAPILRERLRLDDDLPAIRAATPDDDVVESAFDAYWGMRLVDDPPFPSLISFICSAQMRVGRIHGMQRELERAFGATVEFDGRTYHAFPTAEQLAEATEADLRDLGLGYRAPYVRDTARMVADGEARPEEAAGLDYEDARESLTRFVGVGDKVADCVLLFALEYLEAVPLDTWIRTTIEEYYPDCDRGNYAETSRAIRAAFGGEYAGYTQTYVFHYLR; encoded by the coding sequence GTGGAACGCGGCGCGATTCCGCTGGGGGAGTTCCCTGGCCCGTTCGACCTGCAGTCGACCGTCGAGAGCGGCCAGTCGTACCTCTGGGACCGCGCCGACGGCCGGATGTACGACGAGAGCGGCGCTTACGGCGGCGACGCCTGGTACGAGAGCGTCGTCCGTGTCGACAGCGAGCCCGCGGTCGTGCGCGTCCGGCAGATCGACGACCGTCTGGAGTGGGAGTCGTCGGTCGAGGCCGCCCCGATACTGCGGGAGCGGTTGCGCCTCGACGACGACCTGCCGGCGATCCGCGCGGCCACGCCGGACGACGACGTGGTCGAGTCGGCCTTCGACGCCTACTGGGGGATGCGCCTCGTCGACGACCCCCCGTTCCCGTCGCTGATATCGTTCATCTGTTCGGCCCAGATGCGCGTCGGCCGTATTCACGGCATGCAGCGCGAACTCGAACGTGCCTTCGGCGCCACGGTCGAGTTCGACGGCCGCACGTATCACGCGTTTCCGACCGCCGAGCAACTGGCCGAAGCGACCGAGGCCGACCTCCGCGACCTGGGCCTGGGCTACCGGGCGCCGTACGTCCGCGACACCGCGCGGATGGTCGCCGACGGCGAGGCCCGTCCCGAGGAGGCGGCCGGGCTGGACTACGAGGACGCCCGCGAGTCGCTCACCCGATTCGTCGGCGTCGGCGACAAGGTGGCCGACTGCGTCCTGTTGTTCGCGCTCGAGTACCTCGAAGCCGTGCCGCTGGACACCTGGATCCGGACGACCATCGAGGAGTACTACCCCGACTGCGACCGCGGCAACTACGCCGAGACCTCCCGCGCCATCCGCGCGGCCTTCGGCGGCGAGTACGCGGGGTACACGCAGACGTACGTGTTCCACTACCTGCGGTAA
- a CDS encoding SGNH/GDSL hydrolase family protein produces MTDTYPSVSLHNVAETEPAEWADGGDRLCRVSAPVRTHLNEMARERLSCVSHSEIRFVPDGDDAEIEVTLSTPERAEMRVFWGSFQPWQGREIGPGTETLTLSVPDRLAELDGSVDTGRFDPRVCRLVFERFVPVALHGVSGDCRPPGPDELPDRRYLAYGTSITEGAKASAAHLSYVSRVARNCGLDAVNLGCSGSAHCEPELADYVAGRDDWDVATLALSVNMANADFSTAAFRDRVEYFLDTVAGSHPDKPVVAVTLFPYFADVTASGDPDRAEAFREALRSVVAASPHDNLSLVEGTDVGSAADLTWDVLHPGDEGMMAIGDGVADHLETVLD; encoded by the coding sequence ATGACCGATACGTACCCCTCCGTCTCCCTGCACAACGTGGCCGAGACCGAACCCGCCGAGTGGGCCGACGGCGGCGACCGACTCTGTCGGGTCTCCGCCCCGGTCCGGACCCACCTCAACGAGATGGCCCGCGAGCGACTGTCCTGTGTCTCCCACAGCGAGATCCGCTTCGTGCCGGACGGCGACGACGCCGAAATCGAGGTGACGCTGTCGACGCCCGAGCGCGCGGAGATGCGGGTCTTCTGGGGCTCGTTCCAGCCCTGGCAGGGCCGCGAGATCGGTCCCGGGACGGAGACGCTGACGCTCTCGGTCCCCGACCGGCTCGCCGAACTCGACGGGAGCGTCGACACCGGCCGCTTCGACCCGCGAGTCTGCCGGCTCGTCTTCGAGCGGTTCGTCCCCGTCGCGCTGCACGGCGTCTCCGGGGACTGCCGACCGCCCGGCCCCGACGAGCTCCCCGACCGGCGCTATCTCGCCTACGGCACCTCGATCACCGAGGGCGCCAAGGCGTCGGCGGCCCATCTGAGCTACGTCTCCCGGGTCGCGCGCAACTGCGGCCTCGACGCGGTGAACCTCGGCTGTTCGGGGTCGGCCCACTGCGAGCCCGAGCTGGCGGACTACGTCGCCGGCCGGGACGACTGGGACGTGGCGACGCTGGCGCTGTCGGTCAACATGGCCAACGCTGACTTTTCGACCGCGGCGTTTCGCGACCGCGTCGAGTACTTCCTCGACACCGTCGCCGGATCGCATCCGGACAAACCGGTCGTCGCCGTGACGCTGTTCCCCTACTTCGCGGACGTCACCGCGAGCGGCGACCCCGACCGGGCCGAGGCGTTCCGCGAGGCGCTGCGCTCGGTCGTCGCGGCGTCGCCCCACGACAACCTCTCGCTCGTCGAAGGGACCGACGTGGGTTCGGCCGCTGACCTGACGTGGGACGTGCTCCACCCGGGCGACGAGGGCATGATGGCTATCGGCGACGGCGTCGCCGACCACCTCGAGACGGTGCTGGATTGA
- a CDS encoding NAD(P)H-hydrate dehydratase, with protein sequence MITGSEMAVVDENAAAIGIPRKQLMESSGHAVARAVRDVADAGASVRVVAGRGNNGGDAFVAVRFLDDFDVTTSLLGRPETITTDIARENWDALAAGEYDTETVRDSSAFELDGPDVVVDAMLGTGIAGDLREPERTAAAAIDASDATVVSVDVPSGMDAERGVLAETAVEADRVVTFHDTKPGLADLDAEVTVADIGIPAAAERFVERGDLMRLDDRDPGSHKGQNGEVLVIGGGPYAGAPALSAKAALRAGADLVRVACPMVVGRELQGFGEDLIVRPYQGKQLEPKQVGYLLQMARHHDTVVIGPGLGDEEDTLEAVEGVLSGYSGTAVVDADALSRVPNVDTEADLICTPHQGEFAEMGGRVTDDWEQRTDIVERFAADLGQTVLVKGEYDVVSDGETTRVNRTGNAGMTVGGTGDVLAGITGALAATERPVHAAAMAVYANGKAGDRAYERRNNGLVATDLHEEIPAVLWTDRGGEA encoded by the coding sequence ATGATTACGGGCAGCGAGATGGCCGTGGTCGACGAGAACGCCGCGGCGATAGGGATCCCGCGCAAGCAGTTGATGGAGTCGAGCGGGCACGCGGTCGCGCGCGCAGTCCGCGACGTCGCCGATGCGGGTGCGAGCGTCCGCGTCGTCGCCGGCCGGGGTAACAACGGCGGTGACGCCTTCGTCGCGGTGCGCTTTCTCGACGACTTCGACGTGACTACGAGCCTGCTGGGGCGCCCCGAGACCATCACGACCGACATCGCCCGCGAGAACTGGGACGCACTCGCGGCCGGCGAGTACGACACCGAGACGGTCCGCGACTCCTCGGCGTTCGAACTGGACGGTCCCGACGTGGTCGTCGACGCGATGCTCGGGACCGGCATCGCGGGCGATCTGCGCGAGCCCGAGCGCACGGCTGCCGCGGCGATCGACGCCAGCGACGCGACCGTCGTCTCGGTCGACGTACCCTCGGGAATGGACGCCGAGCGGGGCGTCCTCGCCGAGACGGCCGTCGAGGCCGACCGCGTGGTCACGTTCCACGACACCAAGCCCGGACTGGCCGACCTCGACGCCGAGGTGACCGTCGCCGACATCGGTATCCCGGCGGCCGCCGAGCGCTTCGTCGAGCGAGGCGACCTGATGCGGCTGGACGACCGCGACCCCGGGAGCCACAAGGGCCAGAACGGCGAGGTGCTCGTGATCGGCGGCGGCCCCTACGCCGGCGCGCCCGCCCTCTCGGCGAAGGCCGCGCTCCGCGCCGGCGCCGACCTCGTCCGCGTGGCCTGCCCGATGGTCGTCGGCCGCGAACTCCAGGGGTTCGGTGAGGACCTCATCGTCCGGCCGTACCAGGGCAAACAGCTCGAACCCAAACAGGTGGGCTACCTCCTCCAGATGGCCCGCCACCACGACACCGTGGTCATCGGGCCCGGACTCGGCGACGAGGAAGACACCCTCGAAGCGGTCGAGGGGGTCCTCTCGGGCTACTCCGGGACCGCGGTCGTCGACGCCGACGCGCTCTCCCGCGTCCCGAACGTCGACACCGAGGCCGACCTGATCTGCACGCCCCACCAGGGGGAGTTCGCCGAGATGGGCGGGCGCGTCACCGACGACTGGGAGCAACGCACCGACATCGTCGAACGGTTCGCCGCCGACCTGGGCCAGACGGTCCTCGTGAAAGGCGAGTACGACGTCGTCTCCGACGGCGAGACCACGCGAGTCAACCGCACCGGCAACGCCGGCATGACCGTCGGCGGGACCGGAGACGTGCTCGCCGGGATCACCGGCGCGCTCGCGGCGACCGAGAGACCCGTCCACGCCGCCGCGATGGCCGTCTACGCCAACGGAAAAGCGGGCGACCGCGCCTACGAACGCCGCAACAACGGCCTCGTCGCCACCGACCTCCACGAGGAGATCCCGGCCGTCCTCTGGACCGACCGGGGTGGCGAAGCGTGA
- the moaC gene encoding cyclic pyranopterin monophosphate synthase MoaC encodes MVDVGDKPDTARRAVARGTIRLRPETVDAVRENSIDKGDVLATARVGAIQAVKHTWETIPMCHQIPITNVDVDFSPGEDAVELTVAVETTGKTGCEMEALEGTTTGLNVVWDMVKSAEKDADGDYPETGIESVEVVEKTKRPL; translated from the coding sequence ATGGTCGACGTGGGCGACAAGCCCGACACCGCCCGCCGCGCCGTCGCGCGCGGGACCATCCGCCTGCGCCCCGAGACCGTCGACGCCGTCCGCGAGAATTCGATCGACAAGGGAGACGTACTCGCGACCGCTCGGGTGGGGGCTATCCAGGCGGTCAAACACACCTGGGAGACGATCCCGATGTGCCACCAGATCCCGATCACGAACGTCGACGTCGACTTCTCGCCGGGCGAGGACGCCGTCGAACTCACCGTCGCCGTCGAGACGACCGGGAAGACCGGTTGCGAGATGGAGGCTCTCGAAGGGACGACGACCGGCCTCAACGTCGTCTGGGACATGGTGAAGTCCGCCGAGAAAGACGCCGACGGCGACTATCCCGAGACGGGCATCGAGTCCGTCGAGGTCGTCGAGAAGACCAAGCGACCGCTGTGA